In Juglans regia cultivar Chandler chromosome 13, Walnut 2.0, whole genome shotgun sequence, the following proteins share a genomic window:
- the LOC108993826 gene encoding uncharacterized protein LOC108993826 — protein MSGNSRDRITITLGRSGQVVKRAGQVSDVSYADSLPAAGTKRSVRDRIGSNVHSSLSNGSELYNKRQRGDISMRSLGANGSNDVRIGRDDLRFKLMQKNASRRVHDDDDQKRVDLREKLSKTIRPRLTTLDSRQRFVEPKDTGFLGRIPSTRSPDDLPRMDSMRASYSTWTLDHLRRRSPDRALGIGTSRGLSPPRNVEELHGRPLNRTTDDIRSVQHMRKDVFDTSRPMSTTPFIAKPAIPPVPAKPVPPPLGQLPPLNGIGQNISYAGDEQKTIDGLLQSLGLGKYAIIFKAEEVDITALKQMGETDLKELGIPMGPRKKILLALLPRSKRQP, from the exons ATGTCCGGGAATTCGAGGGACCGAATCACCATTACTCTTGGCCGCAGTGGCCAG GTAGTAAAGAGGGCTGGTCAAGTATCGGATGTTTCGTATGCTGATTCTCTGCCTGCAGCTGGGACTAAGCGGTCTGTCAGAGATAGAATAGGAAGTAATGTACATAGTTCCTTATCAAATGGAAGCGAACTCTACAACAAACG CCAACGTGGAGATATCAGTATGCGAAGTTTGGGTGCTAATGGTTCAAATG ATGTACGCATTGGTAGAGATGACCTCCGATTTAAACTCATGCAAAAGAATGCATCTAGAAGAGTTcacgatgatgatgatcagaagCGTGTTGACCTACGTGAGAAGTTGTCAAAGACCATTCGGCCCCGGTTAACTACTCTTGATTCAAGGCAGCGCTTTGTGGAACCCAAAGACACAGGCTTCTTGGGGCGAATTCCTTCTACAAGAAGTCCAGATGATTTGCCTCGGATGGATTCAATGAGAGCTTCTTATTCTACATGGACTTTGGATCATTTAAGACGAAGATCACCTGATAGAGCTCTAGGTATAGGTACCTCTAGGGGTCTCTCCCCACCTAGGAATGTGGAAGAACTGCATGGAAGGCCATTGAACAGGACAACTGACGACATAAGGTCAGTTCAACATATGAGGAAAGATGTTTTTGATACTTCACGACCCATGAGTACTACCCCTTTCATAGCAAAACCTGCAATACCTCCTGTACCTGCGAAGCCAGTGCCGCCTCCTCTTGGACAACTTCCTCCACTGAATGGCATTggacaaaatatttcatatgcg GGTGATGAACAGAAAACTATTGATGGCTTGTTACAGTCTCTGGGTTTGGGAAAATATGCAATTATTTTCAAAGCTGAGGAA GTGGATATCACTGCATTGAAGCAGATGGGGGAAACTGACCTCAAAGAACTTGGAATACCTATG GGGCCAAGAAAAAAGATTCTTCTTGCTCTTTTGCCTCGATCCAAACGACAACCATGA
- the LOC118344174 gene encoding zinc finger protein 5-like yields MAKVESNVLSPTWAGENGYSSGYSSEKKLKLFGFDLNPYRNDESSNLKGSAEGDESVNSSSTTVSSERDQKPDSKGRSLAGSITPDDKKFECQYCFKEFANSQALGGHQNAHKKERMKKKRLQLQARKASINCYLQPLQNSHGFASNGPVPLFYSPSSYTPHEFTICDESQISFGPFDHDHARHNGSQLSKWFSMPTHISFQQDSSAFTLTQSDRSGENRPIHDFHPSPLPAPKKSCRSLDLQLGLDKQENIRSSSRRGV; encoded by the coding sequence ATGGCAAAGGTTGAGTCTAATGTCTTATCTCCCACATGGGCTGGAGAAAATGGCTACTCTTCTGGTTATTCTTCTGAGAAGAAACTCAAGTTATTTGGGTTTGACTTGAACCCATATAGGAATGACGAGAGCAGCAACCTGAAAGGCTCTGCGGAAGGAGATGAAAGTGTAAACTCTTCATCCACCACAGTTTCCTCTGAGAGGGATCAAAAACCTGATTCCAAGGGGAGAAGCTTAGCTGGGAGTATAACTCCAGATGACAAAAAGTTCGAGTGCCAATATTGTTTCAAGGAATTCGCAAATTCACAGGCATTAGGAGGTCATCAAAATGCCCATAAGAAggagaggatgaagaagaagagattgcAGCTTCAAGCCAGAAAAGCCAGCATCAACTGTTACCTTCAACCTCTACAAAACAGCCATGGTTTTGCTTCCAACGGCCCTGTGCCTTTGTTTTATAGTCCCTCATCTTATACTCCTCATGAGTTCACAATCTGTGATGAATCTCAGATTAGTTTCGGCCcctttgatcatgatcatgccCGTCATAATGGGTCTCAGTTATCAAAGTGGTTTTCCATGCCTACTCATATATCTTTCCAACAAGATTCAAGTGCCTTCACTTTAACTCAGAGTGACAGATCCGGAGAGAACAGGCCTATTCATGACTTTCATCCTTCCCCTTTGCCCGCTCCTAAGAAAAGCTGTAGATCTCTGGATCTACAGTTAGGCCTGGACAAGCAAGAAAACATACGAAGCTCCTCTAGACGTGGCGTATAG